From Variimorphobacter saccharofermentans, one genomic window encodes:
- a CDS encoding phage holin family protein: MEILSRYIVVVVLAICLCLGYIIKHSISFIPNKYIPLIMAVTGVILNVWISGWTFTPEILLGGLASGLASTGSYEMIRNIFGNRQTGKVTDNDALNVSATEHH, from the coding sequence ATGGAAATTCTATCAAGATATATAGTAGTTGTTGTACTTGCAATATGCTTATGCTTAGGATACATAATAAAACACAGTATTTCCTTTATTCCGAACAAATATATACCGCTTATTATGGCAGTAACCGGTGTGATTCTAAATGTCTGGATTAGTGGTTGGACCTTTACACCGGAGATATTGCTAGGAGGGCTGGCAAGTGGGCTGGCAAGCACCGGTTCGTATGAAATGATACGAAATATATTTGGGAACAGGCAGACAGGAAAAGTAACGGATAACGATGCACTCAACGTGTCAGCCACCGAACACCATTAA
- a CDS encoding right-handed parallel beta-helix repeat-containing protein gives MKKGRPEEVSKKAPQDDISHQNGTKDRIRHIIILYIIAVGLIFMEEYLASSSYAINVTSYGANGLDKKSDKEAFRAALQQAMVQKRKVYIPNGTYDLDGLSFTADEDLVIVGQSKEGTILKRMGGLTAKKNIYLENLTILDITGSYVFKLDPVSYSNVTVKNVIADNQNNQFLNEKRANTFGIYDHDKKDKGINNLEIRDCKISHFASYAFRFTCHIKSGSIINNVMKEIGHDTNKKVIALYGGKQTGMTITAPAQNVVIRDNVIEKLYSIYGTQNDSSEAHAILFFGSNIKIENNTIRNLYGGGREQKHLESGYDHEAIYIKAPESRIIGNKIENGAGKYSDGCIAVKGNSENVKVLNNEITSVYGNGIFVEAVGNVDIMDNKATISGNALKGKACLYITEDDRAGLVRIKGNHFVNKKPKNDDTTCVKIEGVRKVEIYDNYMYSSADMILRFSSFGKNGVCNIYRNEFVGLNSAWIVSYTNNGMHRIVMNENRMTYSSNGVDAPKKLISLTGNDGACTLEKNNLKISDGVPSVISINMPLYSIVNNKFDIAASSEAFYLIDIYNVNQAGKSNSIENNEVMNKSTVRHFLAFRYADGTTSSNIGTVTVKGNKYIGEKAFIISMNGAKLKADNLIVKENHISVRQNSPKIIANAEKPINYVENNNQIK, from the coding sequence ATGAAAAAAGGAAGACCTGAGGAAGTAAGTAAAAAAGCTCCCCAAGACGATATATCGCACCAGAATGGAACAAAAGACAGAATTCGACATATTATAATACTGTATATAATAGCAGTGGGATTGATTTTTATGGAAGAATATCTGGCATCAAGTAGTTATGCAATTAATGTTACGAGCTATGGTGCGAATGGACTGGACAAGAAAAGTGATAAAGAAGCATTCCGGGCGGCACTTCAACAGGCTATGGTTCAAAAAAGAAAAGTGTATATACCCAATGGAACCTATGATTTGGATGGGCTGTCCTTTACTGCAGACGAAGATTTGGTTATAGTGGGTCAAAGTAAAGAAGGAACCATCCTAAAAAGAATGGGTGGGTTGACCGCAAAAAAGAATATTTATCTTGAGAACCTCACTATACTGGATATCACGGGATCATATGTATTTAAGCTGGATCCCGTGAGCTACTCCAATGTCACAGTAAAAAATGTAATAGCCGATAATCAGAACAATCAGTTTCTGAATGAGAAAAGGGCTAATACCTTTGGTATCTATGACCATGATAAAAAGGATAAGGGCATTAATAATTTAGAAATCAGAGATTGTAAGATTTCACATTTTGCCTCATATGCTTTTCGCTTTACCTGTCATATCAAGAGTGGTTCCATTATAAATAATGTGATGAAAGAGATTGGTCATGATACCAATAAAAAAGTAATTGCACTATATGGGGGAAAGCAGACTGGGATGACAATCACTGCACCCGCTCAGAATGTGGTGATTCGTGATAATGTAATCGAGAAGCTTTATAGTATATACGGTACCCAAAATGACTCCAGTGAAGCACATGCAATCCTATTCTTTGGCAGTAATATCAAAATCGAGAATAATACAATAAGAAATCTTTATGGTGGTGGACGGGAGCAAAAACATCTGGAAAGTGGTTACGATCATGAAGCGATTTATATCAAAGCACCAGAGAGCCGGATAATCGGCAATAAAATCGAAAACGGTGCAGGAAAGTACTCCGATGGATGCATTGCGGTAAAGGGCAATTCAGAGAATGTCAAGGTTCTGAATAATGAAATTACCAGTGTATATGGCAATGGGATCTTTGTCGAAGCAGTTGGTAATGTTGACATCATGGACAACAAAGCTACGATAAGTGGAAATGCATTGAAAGGAAAGGCTTGTCTCTATATAACGGAGGATGATAGAGCCGGTTTGGTACGCATAAAAGGCAATCACTTTGTGAATAAAAAGCCGAAAAATGATGATACCACCTGTGTAAAAATCGAGGGTGTCAGAAAGGTTGAAATTTATGATAATTATATGTACTCCTCAGCTGATATGATATTGCGTTTTTCAAGCTTTGGCAAGAATGGAGTATGCAATATTTATCGTAATGAGTTTGTTGGTCTCAACTCAGCCTGGATCGTATCGTACACGAATAATGGTATGCACAGGATAGTGATGAATGAAAACCGTATGACATATTCCAGTAATGGAGTTGACGCCCCCAAGAAACTGATTAGCCTAACGGGAAATGATGGAGCATGTACACTTGAGAAAAACAATTTAAAGATCAGCGATGGAGTTCCCTCGGTAATCAGCATCAACATGCCGTTATACTCTATCGTAAATAATAAGTTTGATATCGCTGCTTCTTCTGAGGCATTCTATCTGATTGACATATATAATGTAAATCAAGCCGGGAAGTCAAATTCCATTGAGAATAATGAGGTGATGAATAAGTCAACAGTCAGGCATTTTCTTGCATTTCGCTATGCAGACGGAACCACGAGCAGCAATATTGGAACGGTAACAGTAAAAGGCAATAAATACATTGGAGAAAAAGCTTTTATTATAAGCATGAATGGAGCAAAGCTAAAAGCTGATAATCTGATCGTGAAAGAAAATCATATAAGTGTCAGGCAGAATTCTCCCAAGATTATCGCGAATGCGGAAAAACCTATAAATTATGTGGAGAATAACAATCAGATTAAGTAA
- a CDS encoding ATP-binding protein translates to MLFTKLTLNYFGRFHNKEIELKPGMNLIYGENEAGKSTIHTFIKGMLFGIERLRGRGSATKEDLYTRYLPWDYPGAFNGCMDIKIGEKEYRLQRSFHTSDKYFTVLDLSSGREVKLKEGHISELLPGFTESTFRNTISIEQLKAQTDTELAAQVRNYIANLSVAKSKEVNVAKAVSTLTEQRKQLELSQNTAALKELQENIEEGLRREERIDRLTLQLKELQAEEQRLLAQKNEIDKTINEDEIKRMEQLPAILEKFKTYQELIKQINMISAQETELEEKIAAWEKEQSSAEALKEDRQKAEKIKNVLVELERHYYELAREKEDLQRKKQRNIYISTIPFGGITALLLILSFFTPVNGLISLVPAVAGIMIYAVINGRLKEKRNIVTEKENQLQKERDTAQIQLENILQGYQVATVEQLSEKQEELLKHYYALENAKEQLRNYINRKSGLDDNRDMLYDEIMKYMQYFIREEELTETAVQRLSAEIRERKQTATSRKSRIDEQYNTCRINMEKLRWEISTMEGNEEQLLKNKSIYEEMERKQKEDAVEIEAIKLALSTIQELSSDIHDSFGRQLNVAVSEVVDKVTEHKYTDLKVDEKLDVKVGWNGNYILLERLSAGTIDQVYFALRLAVADLLLGQDEVPLILDDSFALYDEDRVRAALRQISDRSQTILFTCHKREEKLLQEMEVPYHLIDLSCR, encoded by the coding sequence ATGCTTTTTACAAAGCTTACATTAAATTATTTCGGACGTTTTCATAACAAGGAGATCGAGCTAAAGCCCGGGATGAATCTAATCTACGGTGAAAATGAAGCGGGTAAATCCACGATACATACCTTTATAAAGGGAATGCTCTTTGGTATTGAACGGTTAAGAGGAAGGGGTTCTGCCACAAAGGAAGATCTGTATACCAGATATCTGCCATGGGATTATCCTGGTGCGTTTAATGGCTGTATGGATATCAAGATCGGAGAGAAGGAATATCGCCTGCAACGGAGCTTTCATACCAGTGATAAGTATTTTACGGTTCTGGATTTATCATCGGGAAGAGAAGTTAAGCTGAAGGAGGGACATATTAGTGAGCTTTTGCCGGGGTTCACAGAGTCAACCTTTCGCAATACGATTAGTATTGAACAGCTAAAGGCTCAGACGGATACGGAGCTGGCAGCACAGGTTCGTAATTATATAGCGAATTTATCCGTCGCGAAGAGTAAAGAGGTAAATGTAGCAAAGGCTGTCAGTACACTGACGGAACAACGAAAACAGCTGGAGCTTTCACAGAATACAGCGGCATTGAAGGAGCTGCAGGAGAATATTGAAGAGGGCTTAAGAAGGGAAGAAAGGATTGATCGCTTGACTCTGCAATTAAAAGAGCTACAAGCGGAGGAACAGAGATTACTTGCTCAGAAAAATGAGATTGATAAGACCATAAATGAGGATGAGATTAAGAGAATGGAACAGCTTCCGGCCATTCTTGAAAAGTTCAAGACCTATCAAGAGCTGATAAAGCAAATTAATATGATAAGCGCCCAGGAAACCGAACTGGAAGAAAAGATTGCCGCCTGGGAAAAGGAGCAAAGCTCAGCGGAAGCTTTGAAGGAGGACAGACAGAAAGCGGAGAAAATAAAAAATGTATTAGTGGAGCTGGAAAGACATTACTATGAATTGGCAAGAGAAAAGGAAGACCTGCAACGGAAGAAGCAACGAAATATTTATATCAGCACCATTCCCTTCGGGGGTATTACTGCGCTTCTACTTATTTTATCCTTCTTTACTCCGGTTAATGGCTTGATTTCACTGGTACCTGCTGTAGCAGGAATAATGATCTATGCGGTTATTAATGGTAGACTTAAGGAAAAGCGAAATATTGTAACCGAAAAAGAAAATCAGCTTCAAAAGGAAAGGGATACCGCACAAATTCAGCTTGAGAATATTTTACAGGGCTATCAGGTTGCCACCGTGGAACAGCTGTCAGAAAAGCAGGAGGAGCTTCTTAAGCATTATTATGCACTTGAGAATGCAAAGGAGCAGCTTAGGAACTATATCAACCGGAAGAGTGGACTGGATGATAACCGGGATATGCTATATGATGAGATAATGAAATACATGCAGTACTTTATTCGTGAGGAGGAGCTTACTGAGACAGCAGTTCAAAGACTTAGTGCAGAGATAAGGGAAAGAAAGCAAACCGCTACCAGCCGGAAGTCAAGGATTGACGAGCAGTATAATACCTGTCGTATTAATATGGAGAAGCTTCGTTGGGAAATCTCTACGATGGAAGGCAATGAAGAACAACTGCTAAAGAACAAAAGCATATATGAGGAAATGGAAAGAAAGCAGAAGGAGGATGCTGTAGAAATCGAAGCAATAAAGCTGGCACTTTCCACGATTCAAGAGCTCTCCAGTGATATTCATGACAGCTTTGGACGTCAGCTTAACGTCGCTGTATCTGAGGTGGTTGATAAGGTGACAGAACATAAATATACCGATTTGAAGGTGGACGAGAAGCTGGATGTGAAGGTAGGCTGGAATGGCAACTATATTCTTCTGGAACGCTTGAGCGCCGGAACCATTGACCAGGTTTACTTTGCATTGCGACTGGCTGTCGCTGATCTGCTTTTGGGACAGGATGAAGTACCCTTGATACTTGATGACAGCTTTGCTCTTTACGATGAGGATAGGGTAAGAGCTGCATTACGCCAAATATCAGATCGTTCCCAGACAATACTTTTTACCTGTCATAAGAGAGAAGAAAAACTATTACAGGAAATGGAAGTACCCTATCATCTTATTGATCTTTCGTGCCGATAA
- a CDS encoding metallophosphoesterase family protein has product MKFIHIADVHLGATPDSNMPWGNDREKEIWTSFQNVINVCNEEKVDLLLIAGDLFHRQPLVRELKEVNYIFSKLGTAKVVLMAGNHDYIGPRSYYQGFEWNDKVHMFLQENMDRFEFPECNTDVYGFSYHTRDITAPKYDAAAPEDNGRLHILLAHGGDDRDIPINRKRLQESGYHYIAMGHIHKPDIISKEMAYSGSLEPLDKNETGERGYIIGEITYDEDGKPVTDIRFVPSSLRQYKRVDIEVTQDTTNGELVDKANKLIKENGEQHIYTLTIRGLRDEGIHFDLEALRSCGNILEIMDLSVPDYDFDALYHENAENVIGMFIQRIRENANQDEIAKKALYYGLEALLGAKN; this is encoded by the coding sequence ATGAAATTTATACATATAGCGGATGTACATCTTGGTGCAACTCCGGATTCCAATATGCCGTGGGGAAACGATCGGGAAAAGGAAATCTGGACAAGCTTTCAGAATGTTATAAATGTTTGTAATGAAGAAAAAGTAGACCTTCTTCTGATTGCAGGAGATTTGTTCCATCGTCAGCCCTTGGTACGGGAACTCAAGGAGGTCAATTATATCTTTAGTAAGCTGGGAACGGCAAAGGTGGTATTAATGGCCGGTAATCATGACTATATTGGTCCAAGGTCATACTATCAGGGGTTTGAATGGAATGATAAGGTTCATATGTTTTTACAGGAAAACATGGATCGCTTCGAATTTCCGGAGTGTAATACGGATGTCTACGGCTTCAGCTATCATACCAGGGATATCACTGCTCCTAAGTATGATGCTGCTGCACCGGAGGACAATGGTAGATTGCATATTCTCCTTGCCCATGGAGGTGATGATAGGGATATTCCCATTAATCGAAAGAGACTTCAGGAATCCGGATATCACTACATTGCCATGGGACATATTCATAAGCCGGATATCATCAGTAAGGAGATGGCTTATTCCGGTTCTCTGGAGCCACTGGATAAAAATGAAACAGGGGAACGGGGCTATATCATCGGAGAAATTACATATGATGAGGATGGTAAACCGGTAACCGATATTCGCTTTGTTCCGAGCAGCCTGCGTCAATACAAGAGGGTGGATATTGAAGTAACACAGGATACGACCAATGGAGAACTGGTGGACAAAGCAAACAAGCTGATCAAAGAAAATGGGGAACAACATATCTATACGTTAACAATCAGAGGGCTTCGGGATGAGGGCATCCATTTTGATCTGGAAGCACTTCGTTCCTGTGGGAATATATTAGAAATCATGGATCTATCCGTACCGGATTATGATTTTGATGCTTTGTATCATGAGAACGCTGAAAATGTGATAGGAATGTTTATACAGAGAATTCGGGAAAATGCCAATCAGGATGAGATTGCGAAGAAAGCACTTTATTATGGGCTTGAAGCATTATTAGGAGCAAAGAATTAG